A genomic window from Flintibacter sp. KGMB00164 includes:
- the hfq gene encoding RNA chaperone Hfq, which translates to MQKTNNLQEIFLTQVRRERRNVTVFLMNGYQMRGYVTGFDAFTVVLSSDGKQMVIYKHAISTIVPERPIPLTSPES; encoded by the coding sequence ATGCAGAAAACAAATAATCTTCAGGAGATCTTTCTCACCCAGGTCCGCCGGGAGCGCCGGAATGTCACGGTTTTTTTGATGAATGGCTATCAGATGCGGGGCTATGTCACCGGGTTTGATGCCTTTACGGTAGTCTTGAGCAGCGACGGCAAACAAATGGTAATTTACAAGCATGCCATTTCCACCATTGTACCTGAGCGGCCCATTCCCCTTACCTCTCCGGAGAGCTGA